The sequence below is a genomic window from Pleurocapsa sp. PCC 7327.
GGTTCTCGATTTGCTACTTGCCAAAATTCCTTCTCAGTTGCAGCCAGAAATCCGACTCGGACTCCAAGAAGCCCTCGTTAATGCAGCCAAGCACGGTAATAAATTAGATCCCAGCAAAACAATCGTAGTTCAATTTGCCATTACAAAAGATGGATATTCTTGGATAATTTCTGACGAAGGCTGCGGATTTTCGCCTGATTGCGATTGCATTTGTCAACCAACCGAACTATTGCCTTCAGAGGACTATGAAAGCGGTCGAGGTTTATGTCTTCTCCACCAAATTTTCGATCGCGTTCAATGGAACAGAGAGGGAAGCGAACTCAGGCTTTGCAAGCAAATAAGAAGAGGAAGATTCAATCCCCTTCTTTGTTAATCAATCTAGATAATTATATATAATATCTTTCCTGCGAGCGTCTCGAACCCCGACTATTGCTTGATGCTAGGGTTTCCGTGAGTCGGACAAGGAGGCGCAGAAATCGAACGATCTAACCAACCCACTGCTTGCTTCAACCGAACTAGCGCTTCTTGAGGTTGTTCTTTGAGCAGAAAGACTAAAGCGGACGACAATTGTTGCCCCGCTTGTGCTTGACGATTAGCTTTGAGACGATGCCAGTCATTCGGCGCGATCGCCAGACGTTCTGCCAAAGCTTGAGCGAGTTCCAGAGTGCTCAACGCTTGGAGCAATTCTGTGTTTGACTGTTGAGTAGGAAGAGACATAAGAAGATTAGATTTTCGATTTTGGATTTGGGTAGGGGATAATTGAGAAACCTAGAGCTAACGATTTCTATCTCTAGTTTAAGTTCAAACCAGAATCGTGGAATAATGTCCCCAGAAAATCCTAGCCAGCCAAACGGAAATAATGAAGAATTCGAGCAAGAACTGATGAGAGTAGAGCGTTCTTTAATAGCCCTCAAACAGCGTTACGCTCAAGTACAACGGGATAGTCGGCATCAGGGAGAACTTCAGCAACGCGAACAACAGCTTCAGCAAGAATGGCAAAGCATTCAGTCACCTGAATTAGAGAAAGAATTACAGCAAATTCAAGAACAACTTCAAGATTTAGAAATTTCCTTAGAGAGTGCTTTACTGTCAGATCGCCATCTTAAAGCGTTATTTTGGGAAGGAGTGCGACGTGGCTTAATGGGAGAAGTCTTCTGGCAAATCGTTCGCTTCGGAGGACTGGGAGTTATTCTGGGGTGGTTGCTTAAGTCCTGTGCCCGATAGCAGATACGACATTACATAGAAATGGAAAATCGTCAAGAAAAAATCGGTTTGCCTATCGCCGCTTAATCGAAAGTTTACAAATCCTTGCTAAAAACCGTCATTAATTTAAATTGTTAGTAAAGTTAGTCCATTTAAGTAGCGTTTGCGTGGATTTACTGAATAAGACTTTTTAGGCAATGAAAACGACGATTTGGGACACAGAGGATTTTCGGGAATTTCTGGTTGGGGTTGGGTCAATCATGTTAAAGACGATCCCCATCAAACCCAGCCCAATTACACAAATCAGTACATCGCTGCTTCCGACTGGATATTCACAGTTGGCCCCAAAGTATCGGTTCCCGAACCCACCTCTGTTTTAAGTTTATTAGCAATCGGCGCTCTGGGGGCGGGTTCTCTGAGAAAGAAGAAGCAGGATGTCTAAAATTTAGGAAGCTTCGCCAGCAAATTCCTTAATCCTCCAATCGATCCTACGCACTGATTTACTATACAAGGGCGGGCAATTGCTCGCCCTTATTTTTTAGAAACTATTTTTATCGTTCTTACTAATCAATTTAGCGGAGGATGATGAGGTCGATGGTGTAGTAATGTAAAAATACAATTATATTACAGCCAGGCTTTTATGACTTCTCAATTTGCATATGATTCCGTCTCCAGCTTGCAGGAAATGCAGCGGCTGGGAGAAATTATCCGACAGTGTTTCGGCGGTTCTCCTGACGACTGGGATCGTTACCTCAATCGTATCGGCGCTGAAAATTTCCGTGTCCTCCGCCAGGGGGAGAGAGCGATCGCAGGCTTGGGGATTTATCATATGGGGCAGTGGTATGGCGGTAAAATCCTATCGATGGCGGGAATTGCCGCAGTTGGCGTACCGCCAGAAGATCGCGGCAGGGGAATAGCCTACGAATTATTAAGCCACGCAATTCAAGAACTTTATAACCTGGGAGTTCCCATTTCCGTACTGTATCCAGCCACTCAAGTACTCTATCGAAAAGTGGGATACGAGCAAGGCGGAAGCTTTTGTCGCTGGGAATTATCAGCTGCTAGCATTTGGCTACAAGAACGCAATCTTCCCATCTATCCCGTCAGTCCGATTAATTATACGATTTTTGAGGACATCTACAACCAACAGGCTCAGGTTAATAATGGTAACTTAGTTCGCCATCGAGCGATTTGGGAGCGAGTACTCGAACCTCCAAAAGAAGAGGTAATTTATGCTTATCTTATCGGTTCTGAGAGCGAACCCGAAGGCTACATAATTTTTACTCAGAATCGAGAGAAGCAAGAGTCAGCAATCGAGATTAGAGATTGGGCAATCCTAACAGCATCAGCCGCCAAGCGCTTGTGGACGTTTCTAGGCGACCATCGCTCCCAAATCGGCAAGATATCTTGGCGCAGTTCGCCATTTGATCCCTTCATGCTGCTTTTACCCGAACAAACAGCCAAAATCGTCGATCGCATGAATTGGATGCTGCGAATAATTGATGTGCCTTCAGCTTTGTCAAAGCGGGGTTATCCGATGGGGTTGGAGGCTGAATTACATTTAGAAGTTCGGGATAATTTATTGGCTGCTAACAACAGCAAATTCTGTTTAAGAGTATCCGAGGGACGAGGTGAAGTCACCAAAGGCGGAAAAGGGACTTTCCAAATAGATATTCGTAGTTTAGCGTCTCTTTATACAGGTTTCTTAACTCCCCAGCAACTGCAACTTCTAGATAGACTGAAGGCGATGCAAGAAGATTTAGAGACGGCAAGGTTAATATTTTCTGGTTCTCATCCTTGGATGGCAGATTTCTTTTAGATTTTGATAGGGGATGAGTGCGATCGCAACTATGATTATTTGCTAGTTGAAATTTAAAAAAGTATTTAGCGAGTCAATTAAGGAGTAAGCGCGATCGCATGAATTTCAATCTCAACGACTATCCCTATCCTTCCCAACGCCGCGTGATTCTAGGCAAACGCTGCGCCGCTGCAACCAGCCAACCCCTAGCCACCCTAGCAGGGATGGAAATGTTTTTGGCGGGAGGGAATGCCGTCGATGCTGCTATTGCTATGGCGATCGCGCTTACCGTTGTCGAACCGACTTCAAACGGTATTGGTTCCGATGCTTTTGCGATCGTTTGGGATGGGAAACTACATGGACTCAATGCTTCGGGGAAAAGTCCCCAAAATCTTCCCCTCGATCGCTTTGCTGGAATGCCAACCATGCCGGGATTGGGATGGTTGACAGTGACAACGCCGGGTGCAGTCTCGGCGTGGCGAAGTTTGTGGGAAAAATGGAGCAAATTGCCTTTTGAACAATTATTTGCGCCTGCGATTCGCTATGCAGAAGAAGGCTTTCCCGTGTCTCCCCTCACCGCACAAGCTTGGAAACGGGCAGCAGACATCTATCTTCCTCTAACCTCGCCAGAATTTCAACCCTTCAAACAAGTCTTTTTCCCCAATAATCGCGCCCCAGAAACCGGAGAAATTTGGCACAGCCAAGCACATGCCAAAACCTTGAGAGAAATTGCAACAAGCGGCACAGAGAGTTTTTATCGCGGCAAAATTGCCGATGCGATCGCCAATTTTGCTTCAGATACGGGAGGTTTTCTAACCACTGCCGATCTCGCCACTCACAAACTGCTTTGGGTAGATCCGATTTCCACCCAATATCGTCAGTTACAGGTATGGGAAATTCCTCCCAACTGTCAAGGAATTGCTGCTCTCATGGCGATCGCTATTTTAGAAGATTTCGATATGGCAAGCTATCCTCGCGATTCGGTAGAAAGTTTTCACAGGCAGATTGAAGCCATGAAACTTGCATTCGCGGACGTTTATCGCCACGTCGCCGATCCAGATTTTATGGAAGTTGCTGTCGAACACCTATTAGACAAAACCTACGTCAGAGAACGCCAACAATCGATCCAACACCAAGCGATCGAATTAGCTCAACCGGGTTTGCCAAAAGGAGGAACTGTTTATTTATGTGCCAGCGATCGCGATTTGATGGTGTCCTATATTCAATCCAATTATGACGGTTTTGGCAGCGGCATTCTCGTTCCCGGTACGGGGATTTCCCTGCAAAATCGGGCCACTGGTTTTACTTTAGAGGCGGGACATCCCAATCGAGTCGCACCTGCTAAACGTCCTTTCCATACAATTATTCCTGGGTTTCTGACACAAGATGGGGCACCGCTGGGAGCCTTTGGTGTCATGGGTGCGCCGATGCAACCGCAAGGACACCTGCAAATGGTTGTTAATATGGCTGATTATCAAATGAATCCTCAAGCAGCCTTAGATGCCCCAAGATGGCGATTTTTGGCGGGTAAGAGCGTGCTTTTGGAGAAGGGTGTACCCCATCGCATCGTTGAGGAATTGATTAAACGGGGTCACGACGTTCAAATTGCTCCTGAATTCATGTTTGGGAAAGGTCAAATGATTCTGAGACATAGAGATGCGTTAGTTGCTGCTTCCGAACCCCGTGCCGATGGATTAGCTTTGGCAAGTTAGCGATCGCGCTTACCTCGAAAGAATAAACTAATTCTCCTACAGCTAAGTAGTGCGTTCGCGTAACGTGCGCGTAAGCGCATACGTCTCGCTCGCGACTAAAACGATCGTACTACTGGTTGTTAGGGTTGTTCAACCGGATTTGATATCACGATGCAGATTTCCTAATTCTTGCCAGTCGTACAAGCAATCATCCAGAGATTGCTTTTTGCCGACAAAACGCTTGCTCTATTGGTCAAATTCTAGAAAGCTTAGTTTTAATTTATAAATCCCTCTCATCTCAGAGAATTCTAAAGCCACTGAGGATAAAACAGTTATCAGTAAAAAGCAACGAGATCGGTTGCCGATTGCACGAAACACCCCCTTAAAAACCTGCAATCGGATTGACTTTAATAGATATTTACTGATGCGATCGTCAAAAAATATAATGGATAAAATCAGCTTAATGTAGTAGTTACCAATGGGAACGCCAAGCCAAGATCTTCCTTTCTCCGAACGAGTTATTCTCATCACTGGTGCATCGGCTGGAATCGGCGCAGCGCTAGCCGAGGCTTTAGCCAAGAACTTTTCTGGTATCCGTTTGGTGTTATCTGCTAGAAGACAAGACAAATTAGAGCAAGTCGCCACTCAATGCCGTCAAGCTGGTGCTAGCGTTCTCGTCGTACCTACGAATATGGCTGACGAAAACCAGATAAAAGCCTTGGCGCAAAGTGCCTTACAAACGTTCTATCGCGTGGATGCTTTAGTCAATAATGCGGGTTACGGACAAATGGGTCCAATAGAATTAATTCCTCCGGAAGCCGCCAAACAGCAGTTTGCCGTCAATTTTCACGCTCCTTTACTCTTGACTCAAGCGTTAATTCCTGCGATGCGCGATCGCGGGGGAGGAAGAATCGTCAATATTAGCTCGCTGGGCGGACGGATGGCATTTCCGGCAGGCGGATTGTATAGCTGTTCTAAATTTGCCCTCGAAGCCCTCAGCGATGTTTTGCGGATGGAATTAAAGGCATTTAACATTCAAGTCAGCGTGGTAGAACCCGGTCCGGTAGTGACGGAATTTTTTCGCGTTGCTTGGGAGGAGATTCAACACACCGTACCAGAACCCACACAAACGATTTATCATCCGGCTTTTGAAAAAATAGAGGCGATCGATAAACAATTGCAACTCCTCGGTTGGACTTCCGAACGAGTCGCCAAAGTTATTATCAAAGCACTCACTGCAAGACATCCTCGTCCCCGGTATATAGCTGCTACAGGCGGCAGTATTTTTGTCCCCTTGATGACGAAAGTTATGCCTACCCGGTTTACCGATGCCTTCTGGAAGCATTTTTATGGAATCGATCGCGTCGAACGAGAATGGAGAGAAAAGGTCGGGATTGCTGGCAAGCAGCTTTAACGAAGCCACTATAATACAGTTGGCTTCACGAAAAGCTTGGTCGCCTCCGCCGGGTTTGAGCGGGCAAAACTATTAAATACCCAATCGCTGATAGATTTCGTCTAGGTTTTTCAAATGTTGTTGCGGATCGAAGCAGGATTCAATTTCTTGAGGGGATAACAGTTGCGTTACGCGAGGATCTTTGCTAATTAAGTCGTGGAAATTTCCCTCTGGGGTATTCCACGCTTGATGAGCGCAGGATTGGACGACCGTGTAAGCTTCTTCCCGACTCATTCCTTTTGCAACTAGGGCAAGTAATACTCGCTGACTGAAAATCACCCCGCCGTAAACGTTCATATTCCGCTTCATGTTCTCCGGATACACTAACAGATGCTTGACTAGGTCGGTTATCTCTTTAATCATGAAATGGATCA
It includes:
- the eis gene encoding enhanced intracellular survival protein Eis, with protein sequence MTSQFAYDSVSSLQEMQRLGEIIRQCFGGSPDDWDRYLNRIGAENFRVLRQGERAIAGLGIYHMGQWYGGKILSMAGIAAVGVPPEDRGRGIAYELLSHAIQELYNLGVPISVLYPATQVLYRKVGYEQGGSFCRWELSAASIWLQERNLPIYPVSPINYTIFEDIYNQQAQVNNGNLVRHRAIWERVLEPPKEEVIYAYLIGSESEPEGYIIFTQNREKQESAIEIRDWAILTASAAKRLWTFLGDHRSQIGKISWRSSPFDPFMLLLPEQTAKIVDRMNWMLRIIDVPSALSKRGYPMGLEAELHLEVRDNLLAANNSKFCLRVSEGRGEVTKGGKGTFQIDIRSLASLYTGFLTPQQLQLLDRLKAMQEDLETARLIFSGSHPWMADFF
- a CDS encoding gamma-glutamyltransferase family protein, with translation MNFNLNDYPYPSQRRVILGKRCAAATSQPLATLAGMEMFLAGGNAVDAAIAMAIALTVVEPTSNGIGSDAFAIVWDGKLHGLNASGKSPQNLPLDRFAGMPTMPGLGWLTVTTPGAVSAWRSLWEKWSKLPFEQLFAPAIRYAEEGFPVSPLTAQAWKRAADIYLPLTSPEFQPFKQVFFPNNRAPETGEIWHSQAHAKTLREIATSGTESFYRGKIADAIANFASDTGGFLTTADLATHKLLWVDPISTQYRQLQVWEIPPNCQGIAALMAIAILEDFDMASYPRDSVESFHRQIEAMKLAFADVYRHVADPDFMEVAVEHLLDKTYVRERQQSIQHQAIELAQPGLPKGGTVYLCASDRDLMVSYIQSNYDGFGSGILVPGTGISLQNRATGFTLEAGHPNRVAPAKRPFHTIIPGFLTQDGAPLGAFGVMGAPMQPQGHLQMVVNMADYQMNPQAALDAPRWRFLAGKSVLLEKGVPHRIVEELIKRGHDVQIAPEFMFGKGQMILRHRDALVAASEPRADGLALAS
- a CDS encoding DUF6439 family protein — translated: MSLPTQQSNTELLQALSTLELAQALAERLAIAPNDWHRLKANRQAQAGQQLSSALVFLLKEQPQEALVRLKQAVGWLDRSISAPPCPTHGNPSIKQ
- a CDS encoding PEP-CTERM sorting domain-containing protein → MGHRGFSGISGWGWVNHVKDDPHQTQPNYTNQYIAASDWIFTVGPKVSVPEPTSVLSLLAIGALGAGSLRKKKQDV
- a CDS encoding SDR family oxidoreductase encodes the protein MGTPSQDLPFSERVILITGASAGIGAALAEALAKNFSGIRLVLSARRQDKLEQVATQCRQAGASVLVVPTNMADENQIKALAQSALQTFYRVDALVNNAGYGQMGPIELIPPEAAKQQFAVNFHAPLLLTQALIPAMRDRGGGRIVNISSLGGRMAFPAGGLYSCSKFALEALSDVLRMELKAFNIQVSVVEPGPVVTEFFRVAWEEIQHTVPEPTQTIYHPAFEKIEAIDKQLQLLGWTSERVAKVIIKALTARHPRPRYIAATGGSIFVPLMTKVMPTRFTDAFWKHFYGIDRVEREWREKVGIAGKQL
- a CDS encoding anti-sigma regulatory factor, which translates into the protein MIAISLPATRGSWSTMSFTSTLYLYPVLDLLLAKIPSQLQPEIRLGLQEALVNAAKHGNKLDPSKTIVVQFAITKDGYSWIISDEGCGFSPDCDCICQPTELLPSEDYESGRGLCLLHQIFDRVQWNREGSELRLCKQIRRGRFNPLLC